The nucleotide window AGCAGCCTGTAGTGCCTCAAAGCTCGAATCGCGGCCCACAGCGCCGCCATCCGTTTTGACACCCCGCGCCTTTGCAGCCTGTCGCGCTGCCGGACAAGTTCTGGATATAGACCCAGTCCTGAATTGTTCACAAAGATGCGTCCGTTCACCTCTGCTGCGTCCACCTCCCGAACCACTCCACGTCTGAGATTGTGGACTGCGGCCTCCAGCTTGTCCGTTACTCCCATGTCTCTCGCAAAATGGTTGCGGGTTCCTAGCGGGAGGATTCCCAGGACAATGCCGGTGCCTGCTACTTCGGATGCGATTGCATTGATGGTGCCGTCGCCGCCCCCGGCAATCACCATTCTGCACCGTCGAGCCTTTGCGGCTTCCGCAAGTGGCCGGAGCTGATTCCCCTCCGCAAAGCTGATGCGAATCCCGGGCATCGTGTCCTCGAGCAATCGGGAAAGGTCCTCGCGCCCTTGGCTACTGGCAAGGCTGCCTGCGGCCGCGTTGAGGATCGCCTCAACCGACGACGCGGGTTCTTGCGAACCGATCAGTGTCATGCCTGCCCTGAAGTCTACTGCTAGTTGCCGCCCGGGGATTGCTCGCCCACCAGGCCCCGCCTCTCTTTTCCCTTGACAACTGTCCCTTATATGATATAGCGTGTCATAGTAGTATTGCATAGAGATAAACCATGCCGCCCCCCGGCCCCAACCTTCCGCTGGTATGTTCTAAATTACTGATTCCACAGGACCGCCCAGGGGGAGGGGAGGGGGGAGGGTATCCCGCCTGCACCTCCGCCGGATGCCCCCTGCCGCGCCTCATCGGCAAACCGCACTGCTACTTCCACTTCGCCCATCTGTTCGGAGCCGGACGCCGCCGCATCCGCCGCCCACTCCCCCTCACCACCCGCAAGCGCCTGGCCCGGGCCCTCACCCTGTGCGCCCTCGCCACCGCCCGCAACATCTTCACCTACCGCGAAGCCGGGCAGCTCATTTATGCTCTCCAGCAGGTTTCGTTAAAATTGCCCCGTGCCTGATTCCTCTCCCGTTGTTTCGAGCTCCCGCATCACCCGCCGCCAGGCGCTCAAGACCTTGAGTGCTGCCGCCGCCGTTCTTGCCGCGCCCGCCGTGCTGCGCGGACGCTTCCAGCTTTTTGCCGGCTCCACCACTACCTAC belongs to Terriglobales bacterium and includes:
- a CDS encoding diacylglycerol kinase family protein, with translation MTLIGSQEPASSVEAILNAAAGSLASSQGREDLSRLLEDTMPGIRISFAEGNQLRPLAEAAKARRCRMVIAGGGDGTINAIASEVAGTGIVLGILPLGTRNHFARDMGVTDKLEAAVHNLRRGVVREVDAAEVNGRIFVNNSGLGLYPELVRQRDRLQRRGVSKRMAALWAAIRALRHYRLLTIRVSVRGQEVLRHTPLVFVGNNQYEMEGLKAGTRVCLDAGQLCLYLPHPTSRLKLLAMSISALLGKLHRNEDFDVVLASELQIGTKRQRALDVTIDGEVTKMTGPLHYKIRPKALRVMVPAEKP